Proteins from a genomic interval of Thermodesulfobacteriota bacterium:
- a CDS encoding transcriptional repressor, whose protein sequence is MIPKIRPKAERKKYLEEYIAKKRLKSTTQRDVIFDKFFNYLGKHVTVDELYESVKKHYPRIGYATIYRTLKLFKECGLAFERNFGDGRAKYEPVKFEGEHHDHLICIGCGKIIEFANNQIESCSHQVARMNNFNVMNHKLELYGYCSSCPEQKESASGF, encoded by the coding sequence TTGATTCCAAAGATTAGACCAAAGGCCGAACGGAAAAAGTACCTGGAGGAATACATCGCGAAGAAGCGCCTTAAATCCACGACTCAAAGAGACGTTATATTTGATAAATTTTTCAATTATCTCGGTAAGCATGTAACGGTTGATGAGCTTTACGAGAGTGTCAAGAAACATTATCCCAGGATTGGCTATGCTACGATTTACCGAACACTAAAGCTCTTTAAAGAATGCGGTCTCGCTTTCGAAAGGAATTTTGGAGATGGTAGAGCCAAGTATGAACCGGTAAAATTTGAAGGAGAACATCACGATCATCTCATATGTATTGGATGCGGGAAAATTATAGAGTTTGCCAATAACCAAATCGAATCCTGCTCGCACCAGGTGGCAAGAATGAACAATTTTAATGTAATGAATCATAAGCTAGAGCTCTATGGTTACTGCTCATCTTGCCCTGAACAAAAGGAAAGTGCTTCTGGTTTTTAA
- a CDS encoding pyridoxine 5'-phosphate synthase, translating into MPRLNVNIDHIATLREARKSKEPDPVLAAYVAELAGAEGIVVHLREDRRHIQDRDLLILRKTVKTKLNLEMAPTREMIDIALDVRPDMVTLVPEKRQEITTEGGLDVLKSPETVAHVVNEIKKAGIFVSVFIDPNPKQIELVRKAGADMVEIHTGIYANATNEKDEENELSKIQEAIEYSEKLGLRVAAGHGLNYTNVRKVSTLKGIEELNIGHSIIANAVIVGIEKAVRDMVALCR; encoded by the coding sequence ATGCCAAGACTGAATGTGAATATAGACCATATCGCTACATTAAGGGAGGCAAGGAAATCAAAAGAGCCGGATCCGGTCCTAGCAGCCTACGTAGCTGAATTGGCCGGAGCGGAAGGCATAGTAGTCCATCTCCGAGAAGATAGGAGGCATATTCAAGACAGGGACCTCTTAATTCTTAGAAAAACCGTCAAGACAAAACTCAACCTGGAAATGGCACCGACCCGTGAGATGATAGATATAGCTTTGGATGTGAGGCCAGATATGGTCACGCTCGTTCCCGAGAAGAGACAAGAAATAACGACTGAAGGTGGACTCGATGTTTTAAAAAGCCCTGAGACGGTCGCCCATGTTGTAAATGAGATCAAAAAAGCTGGGATATTTGTTAGCGTTTTCATCGATCCTAACCCTAAACAAATTGAACTGGTTAGGAAAGCTGGCGCAGACATGGTAGAGATACATACGGGAATTTACGCCAATGCTACAAACGAAAAAGACGAAGAGAATGAGCTCAGCAAGATCCAAGAAGCAATCGAGTATTCGGAGAAGCTTGGGCTGAGAGTCGCCGCCGGGCACGGTCTTAACTATACAAACGTACGGAAAGTATCCACTCTGAAGGGAATCGAAGAATTAAATATAGGCCACAGTATTATTGCTAATGCAGTTATTGTAGGAATTGAAAAGGCTGTAAGGGATATGGTCGCCCTTTGCCGCTAA
- the glmM gene encoding phosphoglucosamine mutase produces MNHKRERLFGTDGIRGIANLHPMTPEISLRLGKALVSVLMDEKSDDKRLKIVIGKDTRLSGYIFEQAISAGIASMGADVLLVGPLPTPAVAFLTTNMRADAGVVISASHNPFEDNGIKLFDKFGFKLQDEKELEIEELISTDRIDNLRVRGTEIGKSFRVDDAPGRYVVFVKNTFPKDLTLDGIKMVLDCANGASYRVSPLVFQELGAELTTVGISPDGRNINTNCGSLNPELLKQRVLETGADIGIALDGDADRVVFCDETGNVVDGDKIIAVLADEMISTSSLSKNTVVATIMSNMALEIFLKNRGCHLVRTQVGDRYVVEEMRRMGCDFGGEKSGHLIFLNHGTTGDGTLAALQILSIMKSKGRNLSELTKIIDLFPQLLINVRVKEKRPFSEIPMVTKLISSKEKEFNGKIRINLRYSGTEPLARIMVEGEDDIIVKEIAEEVANEIDRHIGER; encoded by the coding sequence TTGAACCATAAAAGAGAGCGTCTCTTTGGCACAGATGGGATAAGAGGGATAGCAAATCTGCACCCTATGACTCCGGAGATAAGCCTGAGACTTGGAAAGGCTCTTGTAAGTGTCCTGATGGATGAAAAATCAGATGATAAGAGACTGAAAATCGTAATTGGAAAAGACACAAGGCTATCAGGGTACATTTTTGAACAGGCTATATCTGCTGGAATTGCATCAATGGGAGCAGACGTTTTGCTTGTTGGCCCCCTCCCTACCCCTGCGGTAGCATTTCTTACAACAAATATGCGAGCCGATGCTGGCGTAGTGATATCCGCCTCCCATAACCCCTTTGAGGACAACGGAATTAAGTTGTTTGATAAATTTGGTTTTAAACTCCAGGATGAGAAGGAATTGGAAATAGAGGAATTAATTTCAACCGACAGGATCGACAATCTGAGGGTCAGGGGAACAGAGATTGGAAAATCTTTCAGGGTTGATGACGCGCCTGGAAGGTATGTGGTATTTGTTAAGAATACGTTTCCTAAAGATTTAACACTTGATGGGATAAAGATGGTTCTCGATTGTGCAAACGGAGCGTCTTATAGGGTTTCTCCCTTAGTATTTCAGGAACTAGGTGCAGAGCTAACAACCGTAGGTATTAGTCCGGACGGCAGAAATATAAACACAAACTGTGGAAGCTTAAATCCCGAATTACTAAAACAAAGGGTTTTAGAAACGGGTGCTGATATAGGGATCGCCCTGGATGGAGATGCAGACAGAGTGGTTTTTTGTGATGAGACTGGCAATGTAGTCGATGGTGACAAAATCATAGCAGTTCTTGCAGATGAAATGATTTCAACTAGTTCACTGTCAAAAAACACGGTGGTTGCAACTATTATGAGCAATATGGCTCTTGAGATATTCTTAAAAAATAGGGGATGTCATCTGGTTAGGACACAGGTCGGCGACAGATATGTAGTCGAGGAGATGAGGAGAATGGGATGCGATTTTGGAGGCGAGAAATCAGGACACCTAATCTTCTTAAATCACGGAACTACAGGAGACGGGACTTTAGCTGCCCTTCAAATTTTATCAATCATGAAGAGTAAAGGCAGAAATCTCTCTGAGCTTACGAAAATAATTGATCTCTTTCCTCAATTACTGATAAACGTCAGGGTTAAAGAGAAAAGACCCTTTAGCGAAATACCCATGGTTACCAAATTAATCTCGTCAAAAGAAAAGGAATTCAACGGAAAAATAAGAATAAACTTGAGATATTCTGGTACCGAGCCCTTGGCAAGAATTATGGTAGAGGGGGAAGACGATATTATAGTAAAGGAAATCGCCGAAGAAGTCGCCAATGAAATAGATCGGCATATAGGTGAAAGGTAA
- a CDS encoding CdaR family protein, with translation MFNSIRNAFRNIFVKNIGKKIFAIAIAIFIWLVVSLESSVEKNITIDVNYANLPSGLVITNEPPEELNLVVRGPRSQLSSLSPQSLILTIDLAHVSEGVSKFNIRTEQIRPPRGVQVIGISPAEVTVDVDELIRKDIAVEPIVGPPETGYEIIGKPEAVPSTATVSGPKSIVSDMKFIPTDTISTIRETSKFTIEVPLRSPNRLVKLVGDKTTRVTINIEEKTLEKAFKDLDIKFVNFENLNFEPRGLLKAEVAFEGPYSLIKNLNSNDIEVYVDVGKLKESVKKLQRLNVSVSYPFTGSIKLKKQEPKTLKIKLN, from the coding sequence GTGTTTAACAGCATACGTAATGCATTTAGAAATATTTTTGTTAAGAATATAGGCAAAAAGATTTTCGCGATTGCCATTGCAATATTTATTTGGCTTGTGGTCTCGCTGGAGTCAAGTGTTGAGAAAAATATTACAATAGACGTCAATTACGCAAACTTGCCTTCGGGTCTAGTAATTACCAATGAACCTCCGGAAGAACTAAATCTTGTTGTTAGGGGCCCACGAAGCCAACTATCATCCCTCTCACCCCAAAGTTTAATCCTTACAATCGACCTCGCTCATGTCTCAGAGGGTGTATCCAAGTTTAACATCCGGACAGAGCAGATAAGGCCACCTCGAGGAGTACAAGTAATTGGAATCAGCCCCGCTGAAGTAACAGTTGATGTGGATGAGTTAATCCGTAAGGATATCGCAGTCGAACCTATAGTAGGTCCTCCAGAAACTGGATATGAGATTATAGGAAAGCCTGAAGCTGTACCCTCTACAGCAACAGTCAGTGGTCCTAAATCAATTGTCTCAGACATGAAGTTTATCCCAACGGATACCATATCAACGATTAGAGAAACGTCGAAGTTCACAATCGAAGTACCTCTGAGATCCCCTAATCGTTTGGTAAAACTGGTTGGTGATAAAACGACTCGCGTTACTATAAATATAGAGGAAAAGACGCTGGAAAAAGCGTTCAAAGACCTAGATATAAAATTTGTAAACTTTGAGAATCTAAATTTTGAACCTAGAGGATTGTTAAAGGCCGAGGTTGCATTCGAAGGGCCTTATAGCCTTATAAAGAACCTGAATAGCAATGATATTGAGGTGTATGTGGATGTTGGTAAGCTTAAAGAATCTGTTAAAAAATTACAGAGATTAAATGTAAGTGTTTCTTATCCTTTTACCGGTAGCATAAAGCTAAAGAAACAGGAACCCAAGACTCTTAAAATAAAATTAAACTAG
- the cdaA gene encoding diadenylate cyclase CdaA has translation MSDAISNFRILWDSLDIIIVALIIYYILTLIEGTRAVQMLVGLGALFLLYLFSQRWEFFTLGWILGHFLGSIILIVVILFQQDIRKALAALGKNPFLINISPGKSERHIVDDLVKATSFLSSRQIGAIIALEKNNSLADFVEIGMKIDAWVSAELIISIFNPSSPLHDGGIIIGNNKILSAGSFFPLETDPELERELGTRHRAAIGLSRETDAIVVVVSEETGIISLAHQGELIRGLDATSLTNRLNDLLDLKKQNTEGKGLINRILRKKQVERTSV, from the coding sequence GTGTCTGATGCTATATCGAATTTTAGAATCTTATGGGACAGCCTAGACATAATTATAGTTGCCTTGATCATATATTATATTCTGACCCTGATCGAGGGAACCCGTGCAGTACAGATGCTTGTAGGTCTCGGCGCGCTTTTCCTTTTATACCTCTTCTCACAACGATGGGAATTCTTCACGCTCGGCTGGATCTTAGGGCATTTCCTTGGCTCCATAATCTTAATTGTTGTCATACTATTTCAACAGGATATTAGAAAAGCCCTCGCGGCACTTGGGAAAAATCCTTTTCTCATAAATATATCTCCAGGAAAATCAGAAAGACATATTGTTGACGACCTCGTGAAGGCCACGAGCTTTTTATCCAGTCGGCAGATCGGCGCTATTATAGCACTGGAGAAAAATAACAGTCTTGCTGATTTTGTTGAAATTGGAATGAAGATTGATGCTTGGGTATCCGCGGAACTCATAATAAGTATATTCAATCCTTCATCTCCACTGCATGACGGTGGAATAATAATAGGAAATAACAAAATTTTATCCGCCGGATCCTTTTTCCCCCTCGAAACCGATCCGGAACTTGAGAGAGAACTGGGTACTAGGCATAGAGCCGCAATTGGACTATCCAGGGAAACAGATGCCATAGTTGTTGTTGTCTCTGAGGAAACCGGCATTATATCCCTTGCTCATCAAGGCGAATTAATTAGGGGGCTTGATGCAACTTCTCTTACCAACCGCCTTAACGACCTATTGGATTTAAAAAAGCAAAACACAGAAGGAAAAGGTCTTATAAACCGCATACTAAGGAAGAAGCAAGTAGAAAGGACAAGTGTTTAA
- the folP gene encoding dihydropteroate synthase yields the protein MGVLNVTPDSFFDGGRYLEIDKALSHIDRMIKDGADIIDIGGESTRPGSYGVSERVELERVIPVIKAAVKRFNVPVSIDTTKSKVAKEALEEGASIVNDISGLTFDPGIANTVAANEAGLVIMHTSSHPIDMQNMTHYESIIHDIIKSLSDSVEFAESAGVSPYSIIVDPGIGFGKTTEQNLKLLKYLNQLLVLRKPVLIGTSRKSFIGKIIGSNNLDDRLEGTSATVAIGIMNGASIIRVHDVRHMNRVAKVVDAIINAE from the coding sequence ATGGGCGTTCTTAATGTAACACCCGATTCATTCTTTGACGGTGGAAGGTATCTTGAAATAGACAAAGCCCTAAGCCATATAGATAGAATGATTAAAGATGGGGCGGATATCATAGATATTGGGGGAGAATCAACGAGGCCTGGCTCATACGGTGTTTCTGAAAGAGTAGAACTTGAGCGAGTCATACCTGTAATCAAAGCGGCTGTAAAGCGCTTCAATGTTCCAGTGTCAATAGATACAACCAAGTCAAAGGTAGCCAAAGAGGCTTTAGAAGAAGGCGCGTCTATAGTAAACGATATTAGTGGACTTACATTTGATCCAGGGATTGCAAATACAGTGGCGGCTAACGAGGCAGGACTTGTTATCATGCATACCTCTTCTCATCCAATAGACATGCAGAATATGACCCATTATGAATCGATTATTCACGATATAATTAAATCACTTAGCGATTCCGTGGAATTCGCAGAGAGCGCTGGGGTGTCACCATACAGTATAATCGTAGATCCCGGCATTGGCTTTGGAAAAACCACTGAACAAAATCTCAAACTTCTGAAGTACCTAAATCAATTACTTGTTCTTAGAAAGCCAGTGTTGATCGGCACTTCAAGAAAATCATTTATCGGTAAAATAATTGGCTCTAATAACTTAGACGACAGATTAGAAGGTACTTCCGCTACTGTGGCAATAGGGATAATGAATGGTGCCTCGATTATCAGGGTACACGATGTGCGGCATATGAATCGAGTTGCTAAGGTAGTGGATGCAATTATAAATGCAGAATGA
- the ftsH gene encoding ATP-dependent zinc metalloprotease FtsH produces the protein MFKNLILWLVIFVAIIALYQLIHTPRNNYLEIPYSEFLSSLDRGEIKDIEVKGEEIKGTFLSNDRDQLSQGFKTVGPASDELIKKLGEKGVTFKFAEQQEGSLTHLLLNWAPLILLIVIMVFFMRQLQAGGTKAMSFGKNRARMLSENQNKITFKDVAGIEEAKEEVQEIVEFLKNPKKFTRLGGRIPKGVLLVGPPGTGKTLLAKAIAGEAGVPFFIISGSDFVEMFVGVGASRVRDLFGQAKRHSPCIIFVDELDAVGRHRGAGLGGGHDEREQTLNQLLVEMDGFEPNEGIIVIAATNRPDVLDPALLRPGRFDRQVVVPRPDVRGREEILKVHTTNTPVEDNVSLQLIARSTPGFTGADLENLVNEAALHAARVGRTKICMEDFEYSKDKVIMGVERKSLIISDNEKRITAYHEGGHALVAKLTPGTDPIHKVTIIPRGLALGVTQQLPIEDKYTLAREYLNKTIMVLLGGRAAEEIVFAERTSGAGNDLERASEIARKMVCEWGMSETVGPVTFGKREELIFLGKEIARSKDYSEATALEIDNEIKRIVNESYRKAKTLLEENIDLLHKLAEVLLDKEVVDGKELDELVKQNRKNYPSWESGLSQQSTVALRTKIDDSST, from the coding sequence TTGTTCAAAAATTTAATTCTATGGTTAGTAATATTCGTGGCAATTATTGCGCTCTACCAATTGATCCATACCCCGAGGAACAATTATTTGGAGATACCATATAGTGAGTTCCTTTCGAGCCTGGACCGAGGCGAAATCAAAGATATTGAAGTTAAGGGGGAAGAGATTAAGGGTACTTTTTTATCCAATGATAGAGATCAGCTATCCCAAGGATTCAAAACGGTAGGACCAGCGAGTGACGAACTTATAAAGAAGCTTGGTGAAAAGGGTGTTACGTTTAAATTCGCCGAACAACAGGAAGGATCCTTAACACACCTCTTGTTGAACTGGGCTCCACTCATACTTCTCATCGTAATAATGGTTTTCTTTATGAGGCAATTGCAGGCCGGCGGTACTAAGGCCATGTCCTTTGGGAAAAACCGTGCACGCATGCTATCAGAAAACCAGAATAAGATCACGTTTAAAGATGTTGCAGGCATAGAAGAGGCAAAAGAAGAGGTTCAAGAAATTGTAGAGTTTCTTAAGAATCCAAAGAAATTCACCCGACTAGGAGGACGTATTCCAAAAGGGGTTTTACTCGTAGGGCCTCCGGGAACAGGAAAAACACTCCTGGCGAAGGCGATAGCCGGAGAGGCAGGGGTTCCTTTTTTCATAATTAGTGGAAGCGATTTTGTGGAGATGTTTGTGGGTGTTGGCGCATCCAGGGTCCGAGACCTTTTCGGCCAGGCAAAACGCCACTCTCCGTGCATAATATTTGTAGATGAGCTAGATGCTGTGGGACGACACAGGGGAGCCGGACTCGGCGGGGGACACGACGAAAGAGAACAGACCCTTAACCAGCTTCTTGTTGAGATGGATGGATTTGAACCTAACGAAGGGATTATCGTAATTGCTGCTACAAATAGGCCTGACGTCTTAGATCCGGCGCTTCTTAGACCCGGCAGGTTTGACAGGCAGGTAGTCGTCCCGAGACCTGATGTCAGGGGTAGAGAAGAGATACTTAAAGTGCACACTACTAACACGCCAGTTGAGGATAATGTCAGCCTTCAATTAATAGCGCGTTCGACTCCCGGATTTACAGGTGCTGACCTGGAGAACCTAGTTAATGAGGCAGCTTTGCATGCGGCTCGTGTTGGCAGGACAAAAATATGCATGGAAGATTTTGAATATTCGAAGGACAAGGTTATCATGGGAGTCGAGAGAAAGAGTCTGATAATCAGCGATAATGAAAAAAGAATTACAGCCTATCATGAAGGCGGTCATGCTCTTGTTGCCAAGCTAACTCCCGGAACCGATCCAATTCATAAGGTGACTATAATTCCTCGAGGCTTGGCTCTCGGGGTAACACAGCAGCTCCCTATAGAGGATAAGTACACGCTCGCAAGAGAGTATCTAAACAAGACAATTATGGTACTTCTTGGTGGAAGGGCAGCTGAAGAAATTGTGTTTGCAGAAAGAACCAGCGGTGCAGGGAATGATCTCGAAAGGGCATCTGAGATAGCGAGAAAGATGGTTTGCGAATGGGGTATGAGCGAGACGGTTGGTCCAGTTACATTTGGCAAGAGGGAGGAACTGATATTCCTGGGGAAAGAGATTGCTCGAAGTAAAGATTACAGTGAAGCGACTGCCCTCGAAATCGATAACGAAATAAAAAGGATTGTAAATGAAAGCTATAGGAAGGCAAAGACTCTCCTAGAGGAAAATATAGACTTACTCCACAAACTTGCCGAAGTCTTGCTTGACAAAGAGGTAGTAGATGGCAAAGAACTCGACGAGCTCGTGAAGCAAAATAGGAAGAACTATCCCTCTTGGGAGAGCGGGCTTAGTCAACAGAGTACAGTAGCGTTGAGAACAAAGATCGATGATTCCAGCACATAA
- the cysK gene encoding cysteine synthase A — protein MRPPVDNILDLIGDTYIIKLNRLIPKSSATVWAKLENMNPAGSVKERICLGMIEAAEREKKIHPSKTIVVEPTSGNTGIGLALVCAVKGYRLILTMPDDMSIERRLLLAAYGAELILTPAEEQMEGAVRKAEEIVCNNSDAFMPQQFKNPENPETHRKTTAPEILEQFPGEIHAFVAGVGTGGTITGTGAVLKEKFPNILIVAVEPAECAVLSGKKASVHEIQGIGAGFIPEILNTSIYDEIITITGEEAKKFTRLIARKEGLLVGISAGANGLAAARIAERLGPGKQVLTVFCDTGERYLSTGVFNR, from the coding sequence ATAAGACCCCCAGTCGATAATATTTTAGATCTAATTGGAGACACCTATATCATAAAGCTCAATAGACTTATTCCCAAGTCCTCAGCAACAGTTTGGGCCAAACTTGAAAACATGAACCCCGCAGGAAGTGTTAAAGAACGGATCTGTTTAGGCATGATTGAGGCCGCAGAAAGGGAAAAGAAAATACATCCTTCAAAGACAATCGTGGTAGAACCTACAAGTGGTAACACCGGTATTGGGCTTGCCCTTGTTTGTGCAGTAAAAGGCTATAGGTTAATACTCACGATGCCCGATGACATGAGTATTGAAAGAAGATTGCTTTTAGCTGCATATGGGGCAGAACTGATCCTTACCCCCGCTGAGGAACAGATGGAAGGAGCGGTAAGAAAAGCCGAAGAGATAGTTTGCAATAATTCCGATGCATTCATGCCGCAGCAATTTAAAAACCCAGAAAATCCTGAGACACACAGGAAGACTACAGCACCCGAAATACTTGAGCAGTTTCCGGGCGAGATCCACGCATTTGTTGCCGGCGTTGGAACCGGTGGAACTATCACCGGGACAGGTGCGGTCCTCAAGGAAAAATTTCCTAATATTCTCATCGTAGCTGTTGAACCTGCAGAATGTGCTGTTCTATCGGGGAAAAAAGCAAGTGTTCACGAGATTCAAGGAATTGGTGCGGGTTTTATTCCAGAAATCTTGAATACGAGTATCTACGATGAGATCATTACTATAACGGGAGAGGAGGCAAAGAAGTTTACAAGGCTTATAGCGAGAAAAGAGGGACTCCTTGTAGGAATATCCGCAGGGGCTAATGGACTCGCTGCTGCCAGGATTGCCGAGAGGCTTGGACCCGGTAAGCAGGTCTTAACTGTGTTTTGTGATACTGGGGAAAGATACTTGAGTACAGGTGTTTTTAATCGGTAA
- a CDS encoding transglycosylase domain-containing protein yields the protein MKKKQLKHRRNKPRIKLFFLLFFVFVILPLLSLYIVYWYYIYDLPDLTKITGYEPPLINEIYSSDGKLIAEFAIQKRKLIPYEEIPQHVKNAFLAIEDKRFFHHRGVDVMRIIAALITNIKEGEIVQGASTITQQVTKNLVLSPEKSISRKIKEAILAYRMENNLSKEEIFYIYLNHIYLADGTYGIEAASNNYFGKSSMEINIAEAAFLAGLPKRPEYYSPRKHFDRAINRQRLVLKIMEEDNFISKKQRREAEAYKINIIPKGNMVIDVAPYFVELVRQHVENMVGAKAFRKGGYKIFTTLDTDQSLGAQWALRRGILDLESRRGHNLVIKNLNNEDSINKFRESQKIDNMLEGNTYEAVLIGQDNVDKLETVYKAKVGIGNKTGMLNYAVSSPLGSPVKGLKSDLSENFAPINGYHGVSLTPSKLKVGDVIRVKVNGSNDGVYRVSLDATPKVQGALMAMDVSGNVTALAGGYDFLNSQFNRVTQALRQPGSAFKPFVYAAAIAKGYTETSVVYDMPVAIKDWAPKNYDGEYLGPMILRNALAKSRNMATVRILLDISPRRVVEYAKRFGFESHLYPYPSLALGGSDVTLLELVKAYNVFASGGKLVEPRFILRIYDRNERMIEDNVSGKLVSNDEIQREDREKKRIKILEKIAKSIGSTFRSGSDDEEENYLREEDISHKDFNKDEGLSYLSPQDFLEGLRSKSVSLSATGFGKQVISPETAFIVTDLLEAVINEGTGRRASSLRSIAPVAGKTGTTNEFTDAWFIGFSPHTTTGVWVGKDNHTSLGKGESGSRAALPIWMDFMQTVLKESPGGEFEVPRGIRFAYTPYGSIPYTSDSSIRETVTDIRDSNKNYMESSYDGNTSKAKKTSEDEVDIDFLFRH from the coding sequence ATGAAAAAGAAGCAATTGAAGCACCGTCGTAATAAACCAAGAATAAAACTTTTTTTTCTCCTTTTTTTTGTTTTTGTAATATTACCCCTTTTATCTCTTTATATCGTATACTGGTATTATATATACGATCTCCCAGATCTAACGAAAATCACAGGTTACGAACCCCCCTTAATAAACGAAATTTACTCATCTGACGGTAAGCTAATCGCGGAGTTCGCGATTCAAAAAAGAAAACTCATTCCATATGAAGAAATTCCTCAACACGTGAAAAATGCCTTTTTAGCTATAGAGGATAAGCGTTTCTTTCATCATAGGGGTGTTGATGTTATGAGAATTATAGCTGCCCTTATAACAAACATAAAGGAAGGTGAAATTGTACAAGGAGCTAGCACCATAACTCAGCAGGTAACAAAAAATCTGGTTCTCTCACCTGAGAAAAGCATTTCTCGAAAAATCAAAGAGGCTATTCTCGCATACAGGATGGAAAATAACCTTTCTAAAGAGGAGATATTCTATATTTATCTCAATCATATCTATCTAGCAGATGGGACATATGGGATTGAAGCTGCGAGCAATAACTATTTCGGGAAATCATCGATGGAAATAAATATTGCAGAGGCTGCTTTTCTTGCTGGTCTACCGAAGAGACCAGAGTACTACTCGCCCCGTAAACATTTTGATAGAGCCATTAACAGGCAGAGGTTGGTGTTAAAGATCATGGAGGAAGATAACTTTATAAGCAAAAAACAAAGACGGGAAGCCGAGGCGTATAAAATTAATATTATCCCAAAGGGCAACATGGTTATTGATGTTGCACCTTATTTTGTAGAGCTTGTAAGACAGCATGTTGAGAACATGGTAGGTGCAAAAGCATTTCGTAAAGGTGGCTACAAGATATTTACTACGCTCGATACTGATCAAAGTCTAGGAGCTCAGTGGGCATTGAGAAGGGGCATACTCGATCTTGAATCTAGAAGGGGGCATAACCTGGTTATCAAGAATTTGAATAACGAGGATAGCATAAATAAGTTCAGAGAATCACAAAAGATAGATAACATGTTAGAAGGCAATACCTACGAAGCTGTATTAATCGGTCAAGATAATGTCGACAAATTAGAAACCGTATACAAAGCAAAAGTCGGTATAGGAAATAAAACGGGAATGCTCAACTATGCGGTTAGCTCGCCATTAGGAAGCCCCGTAAAGGGTTTGAAATCTGATTTATCTGAAAACTTTGCCCCTATAAACGGATATCACGGGGTTAGCTTGACCCCTTCCAAACTAAAAGTCGGAGATGTCATAAGAGTAAAGGTTAATGGCAGCAATGACGGGGTCTATCGGGTTTCATTGGACGCTACGCCTAAGGTTCAAGGAGCCTTAATGGCCATGGATGTCTCTGGAAATGTAACGGCGCTGGCGGGCGGTTACGATTTTTTAAATTCACAATTTAATAGGGTTACGCAAGCACTAAGGCAGCCAGGATCTGCATTTAAACCGTTTGTTTATGCTGCAGCGATTGCCAAGGGTTACACCGAAACATCGGTAGTATATGATATGCCTGTTGCAATCAAAGACTGGGCGCCCAAAAACTATGACGGAGAGTATTTGGGACCGATGATTCTAAGGAATGCCCTTGCTAAATCAAGAAATATGGCAACTGTGAGGATACTTTTAGATATAAGTCCCAGACGAGTTGTTGAATATGCAAAGAGGTTTGGATTCGAATCCCATCTATATCCTTATCCCTCTCTCGCACTCGGTGGATCCGATGTAACTCTATTAGAATTAGTAAAGGCTTATAATGTGTTTGCATCTGGCGGTAAGCTTGTAGAGCCTAGATTTATACTTCGTATATACGATCGGAACGAAAGGATGATAGAGGATAATGTTTCGGGCAAGTTAGTGTCTAATGATGAGATTCAAAGGGAGGATAGAGAAAAAAAACGCATAAAGATTTTAGAGAAGATTGCTAAGAGCATAGGCAGTACTTTTAGGAGCGGGAGTGATGACGAAGAAGAGAATTACCTTAGGGAGGAAGATATTAGCCATAAAGACTTCAACAAAGATGAAGGGTTGTCATATTTATCACCTCAAGATTTTCTCGAAGGATTAAGGTCAAAATCAGTTAGCTTGTCAGCTACAGGTTTCGGAAAGCAGGTCATAAGTCCCGAGACAGCATTTATCGTTACTGATTTACTCGAAGCAGTTATTAACGAAGGGACCGGACGGAGGGCGAGTAGTCTCAGGTCTATCGCGCCAGTTGCCGGGAAGACAGGAACTACAAATGAATTCACAGATGCATGGTTTATCGGGTTTAGTCCTCATACCACTACTGGCGTCTGGGTAGGTAAAGATAATCACACGTCATTAGGAAAGGGTGAATCCGGTTCCAGGGCTGCTCTGCCCATATGGATGGATTTTATGCAGACAGTCCTGAAAGAATCTCCTGGTGGTGAATTTGAGGTGCCGCGCGGGATACGATTTGCCTATACGCCTTATGGTAGTATTCCATACACTTCGGATTCATCAATTCGTGAGACGGTTACTGATATCCGAGATTCAAACAAAAACTACATGGAAAGCAGCTATGATGGGAATACAAGTAAAGCCAAAAAAACGAGTGAAGACGAGGTTGATATTGATTTCTTATTTCGTCATTAA